The window AGGGCGCGGCGCAGCGCGTCCGCGCGGGCAAGCCGGTGGGACCATCCCTGCGCATAGGCGGCGGTGCGGGGCAGCAGCGGGTAATGCCCCGCCACCAGCACGGGCCCCGCCGGGGCATCGGCCACCAGCGCCGCCGCCCTGTCAATCTCCCCCGCAAGGATGCGGCCACGCGAAGTGAGGACATTCGGGCAGGAAGTGGGGACAAAGACCACCGGCGTCCCCCCCGGCAGCAGGACGCGTGCGGGCAGGTCCTCCCCGGGCATGTGCGCGCCCAGGCGCCGCTCGAAAAGCCGACGCCGCGCCGAGGAGAAGGTGTACACATCGTGGTTGCCGGGGAGGACGTAAACCCGCATGCCGAGTTCCTTCAGACGGTCCAGGAAGGCCGCCGCCGCCAGAAACTCGCCGTCCAGGGAGGTGGTGGTCAGGTCCCCCCCGGCAATGACCGTTTTCACCCCCGTAGCCGCGAGGTCCCGGGCGAAGCGCTCCGCCAGTTCCGTGTGGAAATGGCGCCTGCGCCGCAGGAGCAGATTCGCCATGCCCAGGGCGCGCTTGCCCAGCAGCAGGGCGGGATTCAGGGACACGGCCCAGAAGTGCAGGTCCGTGATGTGAATCACCCGGTCCGCCGCGGGACCGGCCATGTCCGCGTCGGGGAAACTCACCGCAGCCAGTCCGCCAGCGCGGCCGGCTCGGGGACTGCGGCGGCCAGTTGCGCGCCGAGCCAGCCCAGCCCCCCCGAGTCCGCGCCGTTCATGACCAGGCAGGGACGCGGCGCGGCGAGGGCGAGGGCGGTGCGGACATCGCCGACGCTCCGGATGCAGGGGATGTACTGGCGGTCCACCCAGGCGTTGTCGTCGTCCAGCGGGAACCGGTTCAGGTCCGCCGCCACTTTCCCGATTTGCGGGTCAACCGCCGCGGCGAAGAGGCACCACAGCCCCGCCTCGTCCAGTCCCGCCAGCGAGACGGCGCCGGTCAGGTCTCTGCGCCCGCGCAGGAAGGCCATGGCGGTCAGGATGTCCTGCACCCGCTCGCCCGTGTCCGTCGGCTGGAACGTGTCCATGAAATTGCCCGCCGCTTTTCTTTCCCTGTGCCCGTCCATCGGCTGGTGCTCGCCCAGCAGGAAGGCGTCCATGCAGAGCACGGCGGCGCCCCGCGCCACCAGTTCGCGCACCAGCGGCCCCGGCCCGCCGGTTTCGGGATCGGCCAGGGCCGCCTTGCCCCGGCCGTGCACCAGCACCACCGCGTCCTGCGGGTTTGCGTCCGCGTTGGCGCCCCGGTACAGCAGCGCGGGAACGGCGTCCCCTTGGACCGCGCGTCCGAAGACCCACCGCTCGACAACATACCCCTCCATCCGGTCCATGGAAAGGCGTTCGCGGCGCAGGGCATTGCTGTCGGGCACGGACACGCCCAGCACGTCGCCGATGACCGTGCCGTGGGCGGTCCTGAAGGCCTCAAGGCCGTTCCGGTCTTTTGGCAGCGCCGTGGCCCACTTCTCCCGGTTCATGGCGATGAAATCCGCTATCACCTCCGCCTGGCCCTTTTGCCCCTCCAATTTGCCCTCGCCGGGAAAGACCCGCAGCGACTCGTCCGGTTCCTTCACATAGGCCGGTTCAGTGAAGCCGTCCCAGTCCCTGCCGCCAATCAGGTGCTTGCCAAAGAAGCGGTACACGGCCTCGCGGCTGTCCCTGTTGTAGTTGTGGCCGTAGTCCAGCGGAACGTTTTCCACGCTGTCCGCCGCGCCGTAAAGGGCATAAATGTCCCGGATGGCCGGAAACTCGGTCCGGGGCGTCTCACGGGTCCAGTCGCC is drawn from Candidatus Hydrogenedentota bacterium and contains these coding sequences:
- a CDS encoding metallophosphoesterase — translated: MSFPDADMAGPAADRVIHITDLHFWAVSLNPALLLGKRALGMANLLLRRRRHFHTELAERFARDLAATGVKTVIAGGDLTTTSLDGEFLAAAAFLDRLKELGMRVYVLPGNHDVYTFSSARRRLFERRLGAHMPGEDLPARVLLPGGTPVVFVPTSCPNVLTSRGRILAGEIDRAAALVADAPAGPVLVAGHYPLLPRTAAYAQGWSHRLARADALRRALGGTGRTLLYAAGHVHRFSLTRDPDWRAMTHLTSAPLFYHGRGQSGAYSTLAARPDGFQVWKHLFDGEWKSGRLNPFPG